Proteins from a genomic interval of Medicago truncatula cultivar Jemalong A17 chromosome 3, MtrunA17r5.0-ANR, whole genome shotgun sequence:
- the LOC120575723 gene encoding TITAN-like protein isoform X1 gives MREQSENKSKSAKPKTGTKEKKKSEFEFCKVCKINHDQGLRHKYFPKHKQSLSTFLSRFKNKLSDVRFFLKTPSPLTPQLASGNRFWCVFCDQDIDEHSSSFACENAIRHLASVEHVNNLKHFFWKYGGTVDQLDVFTVSHNDVAKWDKRCANLKKEASLQSEESPGAVFGPSSDIHNQSNNENIDSFKNNIYSNSVNSNVVLPLHCYTNEYQVSSSGHSGVGNTGLLDIGKSSLPSEACSSANTLALQDFAAERRSHKLPYNSGQWSSDGYSCNKAQVLDNGKVVSGESGPQGIQMLTRISFVPAENGGGNVHSGAPPPWFETTEGVQMHPKPVLGDLVSHSNKSGKHKKLNPKRVGAAWAEKRKIEMEMEKRGEIVRNECDANWLPNFGRVWQSGSRRESRKEFEKEKQELSNVEAQPEMPIKIQPYVSKRMRMDNGGD, from the exons ATGAGGGAGCAATCTGAGAACAAGAGCAAGAGTGCCAAGCCTAAAACAGGCacaaaggagaagaagaaaagtgagtTTGAGTTCTGCAAGGTTTGCAAAATAAATCATGACCAAGGTCTTCGCCACAAGTATTTCCCTAAGCACAAACAATCCCTTTCCACCTTCCTCTCTCGCTTCAAAAACAAACTCTCCGATGTTCGCTTCTTCCTCAAAACACCTTCTCCTCTTACTCCTCAACTTGCTTCCGGCAATCGCTTCTGGTGTGTTTTCTGTGACCAAGATATCGATGAGCACTCCAGTTCTTTTGCCtg TGAAAATGCGATTCGTCACCTAGCAAGTGTAGAACATGTGAATAATTTGAAGCACTTCTTTTGGAAATATGGTGGCACAGTGGATCAGCTGGATGTGTTTACAGTTTCTCATAATGACGTTGCAAAG TGGGACAAGAGGTGCGCAAACCTTAAAAAAGAAGCTTCATTGCAAAGTGAGGAAAGTCCTGGAGCAGTTTTTGGACCTTCAAGTGATATCCATAATCAATCGAACAATGAAAATATtgatagttttaaaaataatatttattccaATTCTGTGAACTCGAATGTTGTTTTGCCTTTACACTGCTACACAAATGAGTATCAGGTATCCTCTTCAGGTCACTCCGGAGTTGGAAATACTGGCCTTTTAGATATTGGTAAATCTTCTTTACCTTCGGAAGCATGCTCCAGTGCGAATACCCTTGCTTTGCAGGATTTTGCAG CTGAACGGAGAAGTCACAAACTCCCTTATAATAGTGGACAATGGTCAAGTGATGGATACTCATGTAATAAAGCG CAGGTTCTTGATAATGGTAAAGTGGTCAGCGGAGAGAGCGGTCCGCAAG GTATACAAATGCTCACCCGGATATCTTTTGTGCCTGCTGAAAATGGTGGTGGAAATGTTCATTCTGGAGCACCTCCGCCTTGGTTTGAAACAACTGAGGGAGTTCAGATGCATCCGAAGCCTGTTTTAGGAGACCTTGTCTCCCATTCAAACAAGTCAGGGAAGCACAAAAAGTTGAATCCTAAACGTGTTGGAGCTGCTTGGGCAGAAAAGAGAAAGATTGAAATGGAGATGGAAAAGAGGGGAGAGATTGTGAGGAACGAATGTGATGCCAACTGGCTTCCTAATTTTGGTAGAGTCTGGCAATCTGGTAGCAGAAGAGAATCCAGAAAAGAATTTGAAAAGGAGAAACAAGAGTTGTCAAATGTTGAAGCTCAACCTGAGATGCCAATCAAGATACAACCTTATGTTAGCAAAAGAATG CGGATGGATAATGGTGGCGATTAA
- the LOC120575723 gene encoding TITAN-like protein isoform X2: MREQSENKSKSAKPKTGTKEKKKSEFEFCKVCKINHDQGLRHKYFPKHKQSLSTFLSRFKNKLSDVRFFLKTPSPLTPQLASGNRFWCVFCDQDIDEHSSSFACENAIRHLASVEHVNNLKHFFWKYGGTVDQLDVFTVSHNDVAKWDKRCANLKKEASLQSEESPGAVFGPSSDIHNQSNNENIDSFKNNIYSNSVNSNVVLPLHCYTNEYQVSSSGHSGVGNTGLLDIGKSSLPSEACSSANTLALQDFAAERRSHKLPYNSGQWSSDGYSCNKAVLDNGKVVSGESGPQGIQMLTRISFVPAENGGGNVHSGAPPPWFETTEGVQMHPKPVLGDLVSHSNKSGKHKKLNPKRVGAAWAEKRKIEMEMEKRGEIVRNECDANWLPNFGRVWQSGSRRESRKEFEKEKQELSNVEAQPEMPIKIQPYVSKRMRMDNGGD, from the exons ATGAGGGAGCAATCTGAGAACAAGAGCAAGAGTGCCAAGCCTAAAACAGGCacaaaggagaagaagaaaagtgagtTTGAGTTCTGCAAGGTTTGCAAAATAAATCATGACCAAGGTCTTCGCCACAAGTATTTCCCTAAGCACAAACAATCCCTTTCCACCTTCCTCTCTCGCTTCAAAAACAAACTCTCCGATGTTCGCTTCTTCCTCAAAACACCTTCTCCTCTTACTCCTCAACTTGCTTCCGGCAATCGCTTCTGGTGTGTTTTCTGTGACCAAGATATCGATGAGCACTCCAGTTCTTTTGCCtg TGAAAATGCGATTCGTCACCTAGCAAGTGTAGAACATGTGAATAATTTGAAGCACTTCTTTTGGAAATATGGTGGCACAGTGGATCAGCTGGATGTGTTTACAGTTTCTCATAATGACGTTGCAAAG TGGGACAAGAGGTGCGCAAACCTTAAAAAAGAAGCTTCATTGCAAAGTGAGGAAAGTCCTGGAGCAGTTTTTGGACCTTCAAGTGATATCCATAATCAATCGAACAATGAAAATATtgatagttttaaaaataatatttattccaATTCTGTGAACTCGAATGTTGTTTTGCCTTTACACTGCTACACAAATGAGTATCAGGTATCCTCTTCAGGTCACTCCGGAGTTGGAAATACTGGCCTTTTAGATATTGGTAAATCTTCTTTACCTTCGGAAGCATGCTCCAGTGCGAATACCCTTGCTTTGCAGGATTTTGCAG CTGAACGGAGAAGTCACAAACTCCCTTATAATAGTGGACAATGGTCAAGTGATGGATACTCATGTAATAAAGCG GTTCTTGATAATGGTAAAGTGGTCAGCGGAGAGAGCGGTCCGCAAG GTATACAAATGCTCACCCGGATATCTTTTGTGCCTGCTGAAAATGGTGGTGGAAATGTTCATTCTGGAGCACCTCCGCCTTGGTTTGAAACAACTGAGGGAGTTCAGATGCATCCGAAGCCTGTTTTAGGAGACCTTGTCTCCCATTCAAACAAGTCAGGGAAGCACAAAAAGTTGAATCCTAAACGTGTTGGAGCTGCTTGGGCAGAAAAGAGAAAGATTGAAATGGAGATGGAAAAGAGGGGAGAGATTGTGAGGAACGAATGTGATGCCAACTGGCTTCCTAATTTTGGTAGAGTCTGGCAATCTGGTAGCAGAAGAGAATCCAGAAAAGAATTTGAAAAGGAGAAACAAGAGTTGTCAAATGTTGAAGCTCAACCTGAGATGCCAATCAAGATACAACCTTATGTTAGCAAAAGAATG CGGATGGATAATGGTGGCGATTAA
- the LOC11431238 gene encoding ubiquitin-like modifier-activating enzyme 5 → MEIELNDLITDLQSLNQSLPDPSLRDAFHKIQSHVEHIADLVRAQPVRRTKVKDMSAEVVDSNPYSRLMALQRMGIVENYERIRDFSIAIVGIGGVGSVAAEMLTRCGIGRLLLYDYDKVELANMNRLFFRPDQAGMTKTDAALQTLSDINPDVVLESFTLNITTVDGFETFMSSLKNKSFRPDKQGSGVDLVLSCVDNYEARMAVNQACNELSQTWMESGVSEDAVSGHIQLLIPGETACFACAPPLVVASGIDERTLKREGVCAASLPTTMGVIAGLLVQNTLKFLLGFGQVSPYLGYNSLKDFFPTMQMKPNPQCSNAACLKRQGEYILAKPTRDAAAKAKLEAEGPLIEEGPLHDDNEWNISVVDDCEPDGANTKSSDALPEGLTHELPTADEFQNLVTREAPSNDNDDLDELRKQLEAINSA, encoded by the exons ATGGAGATCGAGCTCAATGACTTGATCACCGATCTTCAATCTCTCAATCAATCCCTTCCAGATCCATCTCTTCGCGATGCCTTCCATAAG ATTCAATCACACGTTGAACATATTGCTGATCTTGTTAGGGCTCAACCTGTTCGCCGCACAAAAGTTAAG GATATGAGTGCTGAGGTTGTAGACAGCAATCCCTACAGTCGACTTATGGCGCTTCAGAGAATGGGAATTGTGGAGAATTACGAACGGATAAGGGATTTCTCCATTGCCATAGTT GGAATAGGTGGTGTAGGAAGTGTAGCTGCTGAGATGCTAACAAGATGTGGTATTGGTCGACTTTTGTTGTATGATTATGACAAAGTGGAACTTGCAAACATGAATAGGCTCTTCTTTCGTCCTGATCAA GCTGGTATGACAAAGACAGATGCAGCTCTACAAACACTTTCAGATATAAATCCTGATGTTGTGCTTGAG AGCTTTACACTGAATATCACAACAGTGGATGGTTTTGAAACCTTTATGTCATCTTTGAAAAATAAGTCATTTCGTCCTGATAAACAAGGTAGCGGTGTGGACCTTGTCTTAAGCTGTGTAGATAATTATGAAGCAAGAATGGCTGTTAACCAG GCTTGTAATGAACTGAGCCAGACATGGATGGAGTCAG gTGTTTCCGAGGATGCCGTTTCTGGTCACATTCAGTTACTTATTCCTGGAGAAACGGCCTGTTTTGCATGCGCTCCTCCTCTT GTTGTAGCATCTGGGATTGATGAGCGTACACTCAAGCGTGAAGGGGTTTGTGCTGCATCTTTACCAACTACCATG GGGGTTATTGCTGGGCTTCTTGTCCAAAACACACTAAAGTTCTTGTTAGGTTTTGGTCAAGTCTCTCCTTATTTG GGATATAACTCTCTTAAAGATTTTTTCCCAACTATGCAAATGAAGCCAAACCCTCAATGTTCAAATGCAGCTTGCTTAAAACGACAG GGCGAGTACATTCTTGCAAAGCCAACAAGGGATGCTGCCGCAAAAGCAAAATTGGAGGCTGAAGGACCATTAATTGAAGAAGGTCCACTGCACGATGATAACGAATGGAATATAAG CGTCGTTGATGATTGTGAGCCAGATGGTGCCAATACCAAAAGTTCAG ATGCCCTTCCTGAAGGTCTCACTCATGAACTTCCTACTGCGGATGAATTTCAGAACCTAGTCACTCGAGAAGCTCCAAGCAATGACAATGATGACCTTGACGAACTACGAAAGCAACTTGAAGCAATTAATTCTGCATAG